The Branchiostoma floridae strain S238N-H82 chromosome 1, Bfl_VNyyK, whole genome shotgun sequence sequence NNNNNNNNNNNNNNNNNNNNNNNNNNNNNNNNNNNNNNNNNNNNNNNNNNNNNNNNNNNNNNNNNNNNNNNNNNNNNNNNNNNNNNNNNNNNNNNNNNNNNNNNNNNNNNNNNNNNNNNNNNNNNNNNNNNNNNNNNNNNNNNNNNNNNNNNNNNNNNNNNNNNNNNNNNNNNNNNNNNNNNNNNNNNNNNNNNNNNNNNNNNNNNNNNNNNNNNNNNNNNNNNNNNNNNNNNNNNNNNNNNNNNNNNNNNNNNNNNNNNNNNNNNNNNNNNNNNNNNNNNNNNNNNNNNNNNNNNNNNNNNNNNNNNNNNNNNNNNNNNNNNNNNNNNNNNNNNNNNNNNNNNNNNNNNNNNNNNNNNNNNNNNNNNNNNNNNNNNNNNNNNNNNNNNNNNNNNNNNNNNNNNNNNNNNNNNNNNNNNNNNNNNNNNNNNNNNNNNNNNNNNNNNNNNNNNNNNNNNNNNNNNNNNNNNNNNNNNNNNNNNNNNNNNNNNNNNNNNNNNNNNNNNNNNNNNNNNNNNNNNNNNNNNNNNNNNNNNNNNNNNNNNNNNNNNNNNNNNNNNNNNNNNNNNNNNNNNNNNNNNNNNNNNNNNNNNNNNNNNNNNNNNNNNNNNNNNNNNNNNNNNNNNNNNNNNNNNNNNNNNNNNNNNNNNNNNNNNNNNNNNNNNNNNNNNNNNNNNNNNNNNNNNNNNNNNNNNNNNNNNNNNNNNNNNNNNNNNNNNNNNNNNNNNNNNNNNNNNNNNNNNNNNNNNNNNNNNNNNNNNNNNNNNNNNNNNNNNNNNNNNNNNNNNNNNNNNNNNNNNNNNNNNNNNNNNNNNNNNNNNNNNNNNNNNNNNNNNNNNNNNNNNNNNNNNNNNNNNNNNNNNNNNNNNNNNNNNNNNNNNNNNNNNNNNNNNNNNNNNNNNNNNNNNNNNNNNNNNNNNNNNNNNNNNNNNNNNNNNNNNNNNNNNNNNNNNNNNNNNNNNNNNNNNNNNNNNNNNNNNNNNNNNNNNNNNNNNNNNNNNNNNNNNNNNNNNNNNNNNNNNNNNNNNNNNNNNNNNNNNNNNNNNNNNNNNNNNNNNNNNNNNNNNNNNNNNNNNNNNNNNNNNNNNNNNNNNNNNNNNNNNNNNNNNNNNNNNNNNNNNNNNNNNNNNNNNNNNNNNNNNNNNNNNNNNNNNNNNNNNNNNNNNNNNNNNNNNNNNNNNNNNNNNNNNNNNNNNNNNNNNNNNNNNNNNNNNNNNNNNNNNNNNNNNNNNNNNNNNNNNNNNNNNNNNNNNNNNNNNNNNNNNNNNNNNNNNNNNNNNNNNNNNNNNNNNNNNNNNNNNNNNNNNNNNNNNNNNNNNNNNNNNNNNNNNNNNNNNNNNNNNNNNNNNNNNNNNNNNNNNNNNNNNNNNNNNNNNNNNNNNNNNNNNNNNNNNNNNNNNNNNNNNNNNNNNNNNNNNNNNNNNNNNNNNNNNNNNNNNNNNNNNNNNNNNNNNNNNNNNNNNNNNNNNNNNNNNNNNNNNNNNNNNNNNNNNNNNNNNNNNNNNNNNNNNNNNNNNNNNNNNNNNNNNNNNNNNNNNNNNNNNNNNNNNNNNNNNNNNNNNNNNNNNNNNNNNNNNNNNNNNNNNNNNNNNNNNNNNNNNNNNNNNNNNNNNNNNNNNNNNNNNNNNNNNNNNNNNNNNNNNNNNNNNNNNNNNNNNNNNNNNNNNNNNNNNNNNNNNNNNNNNNNNNNNNNNNNNNNNNNNNNNNNNNNNNNNNNNNNNNNNNNNNNNNNNNNNNNNNNNNNNNNNNNNNNNNNNNNNNNNNNNNNNNNNNNNNNNNNNNNNNNNNNNNNNNNNNNNNNNNNNNNNNNNNNNNNNNNNNNNNNNNNNNNNNNNNNNNNNNNNNNNNNNNNNNNNNNNNNNNNNNNNNNNNNNNNNNNNNNNNNNNNNNNNNNNNNNNNNNNNNNNNNNNNNNNNNNNNNNNNNNNNNNNNNNNNNNNNNNNNNNNNNNNNNNNNNNNNNNNNNNNNNNNNNNNNNNNNNNNNNNNNNNNNNNNNNNNNNNNNNNNNNNNNNNNNNNNNNNNNNNNNNNNNNNNNNNNNNNNNNNNNNNNNNNNNNNNNNNNNNNNNNNNNNNNNNNNNNNNNNNNNNNNNNNNNNNNNNNNNNNNNNNNNNNNNNNNNNNNNNNNNNNNNNNNNNNNNNNNNNNNNNNNNNNNNNNNNNNNNNNNNNNNNNNNNNNNNNNNNNNNNNNNNNNNNNNNNNNNNNNNNNNNNNNNNNNNNNNNNNNNNNNNNNNNNNNNNNNNNNNNNNNNNNNNNNNNNNNNNNNNNNNNNNNNNNNNNNNNNNNNNNNNNNNNNNNNNNNNNNNNNNNNNNNNNNNNNNNNNNNNNNNNNNNNNNNNNNNNNNNNNNNNNNNNNNNNNNNNNNNNNNNNNNNNNNNNNNNNNNNNNNNNNNNNNNNNNNNNNNNNNNNNNNNNNNNNNNNNNNNNNNNNNNNNNNNNNNNNNNNNNNNNNNNNNNNNNNNNNNNNNNNNNNNNNNNNNNNNNNNNNNNNNNNNNNNNNNNNNNNNNNNNNNNNNNNNNNNNNNNNNNNNNNNNNNNNNNNNNNNNNNNNNNNNNNNNNNNNNNNNNNNNNNNNNNNNNNNNNNNNNNNNNNNNNNNNNNNNNNNNNNNNNNNNNNNNNNNNNNNNNNNNNNNNNNNNNNNNNNNNNNNNNNNNNNNNNNNNNNNNNNNNNNNNNNNNNNNNNNNNNNNNNNNNNNNNNNNNNNNNNNNNNNNNNNNNNNNNNNNNNNNNNNNNNNNNNNNNNNNNNNNNNNNNNNNNNNNNNNNNNNNNNNNNNNNNNNNNNNNNNNNNNNNNNNNNNNNNNNNNNNNNNNNNNNNNNNNNNNNNNNNNNNNNNNNNNNNNNNNNNNNNNNNNNNNNNNNNNNNNNNNNNNNNNNNNNNNNNNNNNNNNNNNNNNNNNNNNNNNNNNNNNNNNNNNNNNNNNNNNNNNNNNNNNNNNNNNNNNNNNNNNNNNNNNNNNNNNNNNNNNNNNNNNNNNNNNNNNNNNNNNNNNNNNNNNNNNNNNNNNNNNNNNNNNNNNNNNNNNNNNNNNNNNNNNNNNNNNNNNNNNNNNNNNNNNNNNNNNNNNNNNNNNNNNNNNNNNNNNNNNNNNNNNNNNNNNNNNNNNNNNNNNNNNNNNNNNNNNNNNNNNNNNNNNNNNNNNNNNNNNNNNNNNNNNNNNNNNNNNNNNNNNNNNNNNNNNNNNNNNNNNNNNNNNNNNNNNNNNNNNNNNNNNNNNNNNNNNNNNNNNNNNNNNNNNNNNNNNNNNNNNNNNNNNNNNNNNNNNNNNNNNNNNNNNNNNNNNNNNNNNNNNNNNNNNNNNNNNNNNNNNNNNNNNNNNNNNNNNNNNNNNNNNNNNNNNNNNNNNNNNNNNNNNNNNNNNNNNNNNNNNNNNNNNNNNNNNNNNNNNNNNNNNNNNNNNNNNNNNNNNNNNNNNNNNNNNNNNNNNNNNNNNNNNNNNNNNNNNNNNNNNNNNNNNNNNNNNNNNNNNNNNNNNNNNNNNNNNNNNNNNNNNNNNNNNNNNNNNNNNNNNNNNNNNNNNNNNNNNNNNNNNNNNNNNNNNNNNNNNNNNNNNNNNNNNNNNNNNNNNNNNNNNNNNNNNNNNNNNNNNNNNNNNNNNNNNNNNNNNNNNNNNNNNNNNNNNNNNNNNNNNNNNNNNNNNNNNNNNNNNNNNNNNNNNNNNNNNNNNNNNNNNNNNNNNNNNNNNNNNNNNNNNNNNNNNNNNNNNNNNNNNNNNNNNNNNNNNNNNNNNNNNNNNNNNNNNNNNNNNNNNNNNNNNNNNNNNNNNNNNNNNNNNNNNNNNNNNNNNNNNNNNNNNNNNNNNNNNNNNNNNNNNNNNNNNNNNNNNNNNNNNNNNNNNNNNNNNNNNNNNNNNNNNNNNNNNNNNNNNNNNNNNNNNNNNNNNNNNNNNNNNNNNNNNNNNNNNNNNNNNNNNNNNNNNNNNNNNNNNNNNNNNNNNNNNNNNNNNNNNNNNNNNNNNNNNNNNNNNNNNNNNNNNNNNNNNNNNNNNNNNNNNNNNNNNNNNNNNNNNNNNNNNNNNNNNNNNNNNNNNNNNNNNNNNNNNNNNNNNNNNNNNNNNNNNNNNNNNNNNNNNNNNNNNNNNNNNNNNNNNNNNNNNNNNNNNNNNNNNNNNNNNNNNNNNNNNNNNNNNNNNNNNNNNNNNNNNNNNNNNNNNNNNNNNNNNNNNNNNNNNNNNNNNNNNNNNNNNNNNNNNNNNNNNNNNNNNNNNNNNNNNNNNNNNNNNNNNNNNNNNNNNNNNNNNNNNNNNNNNNNNNNNNNNNNNNNNNNNNNNNNNNNNNNNNNNNNNNNNNNNNNNNNNNNNNNNNNNNNNNNNNNNNNNNNNNNNNNNNNNNNNNNNNNNNNNNNNNNNNNNNNNNNNNNNNNNNNNNNNNNNNNNNNNNNNNNNNNNNNNNNNNNNNNNNNNNNNNNNNNNNNNNNNNNNNNNNNNNNNNNNNNNNNNNNNNNNNNNNNNNNNNNNNNNNNNNNNNNNNNNNNNNNNNNNNNNNNNNNNNNNNNNNNNNNNNNNNNNNNNNNNNNNNNNNNNNNNNNNNNNNNNNNNNNNNNNNNNNNNNNNNNNNNNNNNNNNNNNNNNNNNNNNNNNNNNNNNNNNNNNNNNNNNNNNNNNNNNNNNNNNNNNNNNNNNNNNNNNNNNNNNNNNNNNNNNNNNNNNNNNNNNNNNNNNNNNNNNNNNNNNNNNNNNNNNNNNNNNNNNNNNNNNNNNNNNNNNNNNNNNNNNNNNNNNNNNNNNNNNNNNNNNNNNNNNNNNNNNNNNNNNNNNNNNNNNNNNNNNNNNNNNNNNNNNNNNNNNNNNNNNNNNNNNNNNNNNNNNNNNNNNNNNNNNNNNNNNNNNNNNNNNNNNNNNNNNNNNNNNNNNNNNNNNNNNNNNNNNNNNNNNNNNNNNNNNNNNNNNNNNNNNNNNNNNNNNNNNNNNNNNNNNNNNNNNNNNNNNNNNNNNNNNNNNNNNNNNNNNNNNNNNNNNNNNNNNNNNNNNNNNNNNNNNNNNNNNNNNNNNNNNNNNNNNNNNNNNNNNNNNNNNNNNNNNNNNNNNNNNNNNNNNNNNNNNNNNNNNNNNNNNNNNNNNNNNNNNNNNNNNNNNNNNNNNNNNNNNNNNNNNNNNNNNNNNNNNNNNNNNNNNNNNNNNNNNNNNNNNNNNNNNNNNNNNNNNNNNNNNNNNNNNNNNNNNNNNNNNNNNNNNNNNNNNNNNNNNNNNNNNNNNNNNNNNNNNNNNNNNNNNNNNNNNNNNNNNNNNNNNNNNNNNNNNNNNNNNNNNNNNNNNNNNNNNNNNNNNNNNNNNNNNNNNNNNNNNNNCCATACGGGATAGCAGTTTTGACGAATTCCCTTGGGACATTCCTCAAATGGGACGAGAATGATTTCATCAATATTCACCTACCTCAGAGAGTAAGAAGCAGTGATTCCAACTCCAGTCATTACCCAAGTCCTTATGAACACATTGTGTACGAGACGAAGCTGTGATGGTTGTGACTGAATGAATAGATAGGTTGAAGAGCCAGAGAAACCCCAGATGTTTGGGTAATCGACAGCCATCTTGGTTACTCTtgtaggtcaggggtcaaaaACTCTGCATGCTGATTGGTCTACTTGTTTGACTTCTAACCAATCAGAGTAAAGTGAGTCTTTTTTGAAAGTGCAGTGTCAAAGGGAGTCAAAGGGTGTCGCAAATCTTTGCTCCACAGACAAAACAACGAGGTTTATAAATCTGCCTTGAAAGTGCATCCATTTATATATTTTGGCACCAGTTAGAGATGGCAGCAGTTCCCGGACATGGTGGACGCATCCAGTGGGATTTTGTAAAGAGGAAGTATGTTTGGGTCAATGAAAATGAGCCGAAGCCGAAGGAAGGACACGAACAGCCGAAGGTATGCATGGTGAATATGGCGTCTTTTGGCACAAATTGCATTGTATTACGACATTTACTATTAAGTTCCAAACACGTAGATGGCATTCTTCACATATATtttcacataacgttacagctttaaaatgtgtcttttcagaAAAAGGTAACGCCTTATGGAGAGGATCAAGTGCAAGCCATGCTGAAAAGgaggtaactacatgtataaatctATTACCAACTGTTAACTTGTAGATAATTTATGTATATGTTTTGAGGGTCAAAAAATATCACACTTGCCATCAGACAATAATTCATTACCCTTAGAATGGCCAGATCAGACACACTTACAAACAGCACTGATTTTGTGATTGGTTGTCCAGGTATGTTCAAGGAGGCCCAAGGCCCCATCGTATTATATAATATGATAAATGAGTTTAAAAGTTTCAGGACATGAATTTAATGAAATACCTTCCTCCACAGGGCAATGAACCTTCAACTTCAAGGGAGACAAAATCAGGTGAAACAGCCACCGGTATTCCAAATGCCTGGGAAGAAAGGTTGCAAAAAGCCGACCCCATCAAAAAGGAAGAAGGTATGTAATTGTAATGtaacattaattatacaaacaATTTGATAAGACTAAGAGCTGCAGAGCTGAATTGTATTCTTTAAAATAGTAGAGACAAACACAAAGATGTGCCTATTAGTAGTACTTAGTAGTCATGGCAGTTAAAATTTCCTATTTTCCTGTGCATCTATCATACTGAATGTTCTGCACTACAGAGCAAGTCTCCATCTCCTCCAAGAGCAGTAGTGAAACAGCCCCGTGTGGAGGCCATGGACTGGGAACCAGTCTTATCACCTTCAGCAGAGGACAGGGAGAACAGGCCTGTGGCTGCTAATGTCAGGAAGTCAAAGGATTCAGGAGCTGCTGCAGAGGAGGAGGATGCACTCTTGCAGGTAACTACAAAACCTATATCCAACTAAGAATATACTGTTATACAATGTTGCAACAAATCAATAAAAGTTGTTgaggtaaaaaaacaagttttcatATTCTGAAATGGATGCATCTTGTCCAAAACATGTtattatcaatacatgtacaatgtacttttattaTGTCTGCCAAACTCCTTGTCCTTGTGACCTTCGGCTTGTCATAATTATCCTGGTATCCATCTCTATCATAGCTGCAGAGTGCAGAGTCTTTTTATCTTCTTCGCTGCAGGCTTGCAAAAATGTTGACAGAAAGAAACTTGGCAACTACAAATTGTAGTTTACAATACTGATTGTAGTCCACAATACTGATAGATACCAGGCTAATCATGTATGCAAAAGTTTTTATCTATAGGCAAAGAGGTTCCATCAAATCGATAGAACCTTCTTGCTGTATGCAGGTCATGTCAGCTGTCTTCCATGACTCATAAACAGAATTCATAACTACCTGCATCATCTTTACACTCTGCTATGGTCTTGTCTCCAGTTGAGTTCAGGCCATCCCACCATGACTAAGGTCTTGTCCGGCAGGCTACTCTGGCTCCAAGCAGCTCTGACCTTCTGGAAACAGAGCCCAACTGCCCTCGTCTCCTACATTCTGAGGTATGGACTCGCATGTAGCCTAGAATTAACCTTTCCTTGCTTTAGTCTGCTTCCAATGGGGAGCAAACCAGACTAAGCCTATCTGTACTGGAGTTCAGGCTACTTGCTCACTGTTACTGATGATGACATTACAATTACCACAACTCAACTTGTTCTTTCAGAATAAACAATGATGCCCTCTTAGCTGATGTCATCCCAATCCTCATCAAGAGGTGAGAACTTTGTTTTCACATTACTCTGCTTTTTGAAGTAATCATTGTCTTAAATGTATCTAGGTTCTATTTATGCCTGcaaaaacatttcttgaaaCAATTCAAGATTTGATAAGCTGCATAACACAATAGATAGATCATAGAGCTCAGCTTTTCACATACTAGTTGTTAGACTTGACTCTCCATGTTATCCTTGAGATATAAGCAAATGACTTTCTATACTTGTATATTTTCTTCAGAGACAAATACAGACTctaatttttgcaattttttttctacaatttctaGCATCAAGGATGGGAATGCCATTGGGAAACCCATATCGATGGGGGCATGTCTGGAGCTGCTACCAGCTCTACAGAAGATGCTTACAAGCAAGTATGAAGAGTAAGAAAGTGCCAATTGTTTCTCAATATATCCATTATACAAACTGTAATTACAAAGAAAGATAAGAGACAAGAGATAAACAACATACAATATTGATTGAGGAATACATGTTTTCCTTTCAGCAAAAATGGCTCTCTCGAGCACAAAACATATCAGGTGCTTTATAAACACGGGTATGATATAAATGTGTATCAGATTTAATCATTTAATCAATTAATCATTTGTAACTTGTGTTATAGTCTAAGTCAGCAGTACATTTAGATAACCCATGCTGATTAAATTCAAGATGCTCTTTTacatgacagggctcgaaatacacttttcagtcaacttgcaccagtgcaagttaagccaaaggtaacttgcaccaaaagaaacttacttgcacaacccaaaatagtgaactgttaaccctttattcttcttctgaaaatttgcaaatatat is a genomic window containing:
- the LOC118423886 gene encoding katanin p80 WD40 repeat-containing subunit B1-like; translation: MAAVPGHGGRIQWDFVKRKYVWVNENEPKPKEGHEQPKKKVTPYGEDQVQAMLKRRAMNLQLQGRQNQVKQPPVFQMPGKKGCKKPTPSKRKKSKSPSPPRAVVKQPRVEAMDWEPVLSPSAEDRENRPVAANVRKSKDSGAAAEEEDALLQLSSGHPTMTKVLSGRLLWLQAALTFWKQSPTALVSYILRINNDALLADVIPILIKSIKDGNAIGKPISMGACLELLPALQKMLTSKYEDYISGSLDLIRTILKHWWKDLKSLQASQQNLRLGLRSRSVNGVYTSIVAMTDTLQKIAKRPGNIGQKAQVVLRILKDL